A DNA window from Acomys russatus chromosome 7, mAcoRus1.1, whole genome shotgun sequence contains the following coding sequences:
- the LOC127191978 gene encoding olfactory receptor 52B4-like, with translation MDTVNHTSISYTFFHLLGIPGLEDQHVWISIPFFISYITALLGNSLLIFIILTRPSLHGPMFLFLCMLAGADIVLSTSTVPQALAIFWFHAGEISLDRCITQLFFIHSTYISESGILLVMAFDRYIAICYPLRYTTILTNSLIGKIGVAIFLRSYGTIFPIIFLLKKLTFCRSNILPHTACEHTGLSKYACNDLQVNIWYGFFVLISTVTLDVVLIFISYMLILCAIFRLTSQDARHKALNTCGSHVCVLMLFYGPGIFSTLSHQFGHQISSDVHVLLANVCILAPPMLNPIIYGVKTKQIRDLVTHALFLKVI, from the coding sequence ATGGATACTGTAAACCACACTAGTATTAGTTACACATTTTTTCATTTGCTGGGCATCCCCGGCCTAGAGGATCAGCATGTGTGGATTTCCATTCCCTTCTTCATCTCCTACATCACTGCCCTGCTTGGGAACAGCCTGCTCATCTTCATTATCCTCACAAGGCCTAGTCTCCATGGACCcatgttcctcttcctctgcatgctgGCAGGAGCAGACATTGTCCTCTCCACATCCACAGTTCCCCAGGCCTTGGCCATCTTCTGGTTCCACGCTGGGGAGATCTCCCTGGATCGCTGCATCACTCAACTCTTCTTCATCCATTCCACCTACATCTCTGAGTCAGGGATCTTGCTGGTGATGGCATTTGACCGTTACATTGCCATTTGCTACCCCCTGAGGTACACCACTATTCTCACAAACTCCCTGATAGGGAAAATTGGAGTTGCCATCTTCCTGAGAAGCTATGGTACAATTTTCCCCATaatatttcttctgaaaaaaCTGACTTTTTGCAGAAGCAACATTCTTCCACATACAGCTTGTGAGCACACTGGCCTGTCCAAGTATGCTTGTAATGACCTTCAGGTAAATATCTGGtatggattttttgttttaatatcaaCAGTAACTTTAGATGTTGtgctaatatttatttcttatatgctGATTCTCTGTGCTATCTTCCGCCTTACATCCCAAGATGCTCGCCACAAAGCTCTTAATACTTGTGGGTCCCATGTTTGTGTCCTCATGCTCTTTTATGGGCCTGGGATCTTCTCAACCCTCTCCCATCAGTTTGGACATCAGATCTCAAGCGATGTCCATGTCCTACTTGCCAATGTCTGCATCCTGGCACCACCAATGCTGAATCCCATCATTTATGGTGTCAAGACCAAACAAATTCGAGACCTAGTGACTCATGCCTTGTTTCTGAAGGTAATATGA
- the LOC127192149 gene encoding olfactory receptor 52B4-like: MTTLNHTVVSHTVFHLLGIPGLEDLHTWFSIPFFISYVTALLGNSLLIFIILTRPSLHGPMFLFLCMLAGADIVLSTSTVPQALAIFWFHAGEISLDRCITQLFFIHSTFISESGILLVMAFDRYIAICYPLRYTTILTNSLIGKIGVAIFLRSYGTIFPIIFLLKRLTFCKNNIIPHTYCEHIGLAKYACNSIRINIWYGFSVLISTVVLDVMLIFVSYVLILRAIFRMSSQDARHKALNTCGSHVCIIILFYGPGIFTTLTQRFGRHIPPHVHILLANVCILAPPMLNPIIYGIKTKQIQEQVVHVLFTRHK, from the coding sequence atgACTACCTTAAACCACACGGTTGTAAGTCACACAGTCTTCCACCTGCTGGGCATCCCTGGCCTAGAAGACCTGCACACGTGGTTTTCCATCCCCTTCTTCATCTCCTATGTCACTGCCCTGCTTGGGAACAGCCTGCTCATCTTCATTATCCTCACAAGGCCTAGTCTCCATGGACCcatgttcctcttcctctgcatgctgGCAGGAGCAGACATTGTCCTCTCCACATCCACAGTTCCCCAGGCCTTGGCCATCTTCTGGTTCCACGCTGGGGAGATCTCCCTGGATCGCTGCATCACTCAGCTCTTCTTCATCCATTCCACCTTCATCTCTGAGTCAGGGATCTTGCTGGTGATGGCATTTGACCGTTACATTGCCATTTGCTACCCCCTGAGGTACACCACTATTCTCACAAACTCCCTGATAGGGAAAATTGGAGTGGCCATCTTCCTGAGAAGCTATGGCACAATTTTTCCTATAATATTTCTTCTGAAAAGGTTGACTTTCTGCAAAAACAATATTATTCCACATACCTATTGTGAACATATAGGCTTGGCTAAATATGCATGTAACAGCATCCGAATAAACATTTGGTATGGGTTTTCAGTCCTAATATCTACAGTGGTCTTAGATGTTATGTTAATTTTTGTTTCCTACGTGCTGATCCTCCGTGCCATCTTCCGCATGTCTTCCCAGGATGCTCGCCACAAAGCTCTCAACACATGTGGCTCCCATGTCTGCATCATTATCCTCTTCTATGGGCCTGGGATCTTCACAACACTTACTCAGAGGTTTGGGCGCCACATTCCACCTCATGTCCACATCCTGCTGGCGAATGTCTGCATTCTGGCCCCACCTATGTTGAACCCCATCATTTATGGAATCAAGACCAAGCAAATCCAGGAGCAGGTGGTTCATGTCCTGTTTACAAGACATAAGTGA
- the LOC127192148 gene encoding olfactory receptor 52B4-like, with translation MNTANHTGISNPVFRLLGIPGLEDQHMWISIPFFISYVTALLGNSLLIFIILTRPSLHGPMFLFLCMLAGADIVLSTSTVPQALAIFWLRAGEISLDRCITQLFFIHSTFISESGILLVMAFDRYIAICYPLRYTTILTNSLIGKIGVAIFLRSYGTIFPIIFLLKRLTFCKSNILPNTGCKHIVLARASCDDIWINIWYGFFVLMSTVVLDIVLVFISYVLILRAIFRMPSQDARRKALNTCGSHVCVIILFYGPGIFTTLTQRFGHYIAHHVHVLLGNVCILAPPMLNPIIYGVKTKQIRDQVAHVLLSRQK, from the coding sequence ATGAATACTGCAAACCACACTGGTATAAGCAACCCTGTCTTCCGCTTGCTGGGCATCCCCGGCCTAGAGGACCAGCATATGTGGATTTCCATCCCCTTCTTCATCTCCTACGTCACTGCCCTGCTTGGGAACAGCCTGCTCATCTTCATTATCCTCACAAGGCCTAGTCTCCATGGACCcatgttcctcttcctctgcatgctgGCAGGAGCAGACATTGTCCTCTCCACATCCACAGTTCCCCAGGCCTTGGCCATCTTCTGGCTCCGAGCTGGGGAGATCTCCCTGGATCGCTGCATCACTCAACTCTTCTTCATCCATTCCACCTTCATCTCTGAGTCAGGGATCTTGCTGGTGATGGCATTTGACCGTTACATTGCCATTTGCTACCCCCTGAGGTACACCACTATTCTCACAAACTCCCTGATAGGGAAAATTGGAGTGGCCATCTTCCTGAGAAGCTATGGCACAATTTTTCCTATAATATTTCTTCTGAAAAGGTTGACTTTCTGCAAAAGCAATATACTCCCCAACACTGGCTGTAAGCACATCGTCTTGGCTCGTGCTTCCTGTGATGACATCTGGATAAACATCTGGTATGGTTTCTTTGTCCTAATGTCCACAGTGGTCTTAGATATTGTCCTAGTTTTCATTTCCTATGTGCTGATCCTCCGTGCCATCTTCCGCATGCCTTCCCAGGATGCTCGCCGTAAGGCTCTCAATACTTGTGGCTCCCATGTCTGCGTCATCATCCTCTTCTATGGACCTGGGATCTTTACCACACTTACTCAGAGGTTTGGACACTACATCGCACACCATGTCCACGTCCTTCTGGGAAACGTCTGCATTCTGGCTCCGCCGATGCTGAATCCTATCATATATGGGGTGAAGACCAAACAGATCCGGGACCAGGTGGCTCATGTCTTACTCTCAAGGCAAAAATGA